CTGTATCGCTGGCACGGCTGCTCCACAACCGCAGTGACACTGGCAGCACCAGACGTAGTAGCACAGCAGGTGGCTCTAAAGAAAGAGCCGCACCCTACACAGGAGACGAGCAACTCAGCGGAACTGGAGGTATCCAAAACAGCGCAAACACACCTATCTAAGCAGGAGGCGCAAACGCTGTCTGAAGCAGCAAAGGCGTTCCCTTATCGTGAGATTTCCAAGGATATTGAGACAATGGAAGCGTTTTTAGACAACAAAAGCAGCATCTGCCGAAAATGTCTATGTGTCATCAGACCAGTTGGGTCGGTACCCTCGCAAAAGAGCTCGCGGGGATCCAAATCCGAATCTTTAGGCTTACAGAGTGGCAGGCTATGAGATGATTTCGATTAAAGGAGAAACTCATGACAACTTTACTACAGATGAAAGGCGGAATTCCGATCGTGGAACCCCCTGGAAATATTTTAGGAACCGCAGCATCAGATTTACAAGCGGAACTCATTTCGCGAGTGAATGCGACGGATGCGGCGTGTGTTCTGATTAATTTCGCGCACGTTCACAAGATCGACAGCTCCGGTCTCGGGGCGTTAGTCAGTGCGTATATTGAGGCGAGGCGGAATCACGGACGTATCGGTATCATTAACGTTGGAAGGAACATCAGAAATCTGGTCGTCCGGAGTCGGCTGATTTATCTCTTCGAGCATTTTGAGGATGAAGATGCGGCAGTTGCCTCGCTTTCAGCGTATACATGGCATTGAGTTGAGTGTTATTTTCCTAATCAGACGGAGCCATTCAATTTGAGGATTCGGGAATCGGAGTTCCCTCCTCCCAGAGAATTGAATGGCTCTGCCCGCTCCCACCTTTTTACTTCAGGCCTTACGCAAGTTGCATAAAAAAGCGGTAACTGTCACCGAAAAAGGCGTTATTTCCGTGATTTAACCCCCTCAATCCCCCTTATCAGGGGACTTTAAGAGAAAATGCGTAAGTCCTATACTTGATTTTTTTCTTGTAAGTATGGTATCATCTTGGTAACTCTTCTATATAAAGGCAGATGATTGAATGACAGAAATAAAAACAGATCTTTATCTTGGAGATTGCTTAGAGGTACTCGCCGATTTTGAGACCGACTCATTCGACCTAATTATGACTTCCCCACCGTATGCGGATCGGCGATCCAAAACATACGGCGGAATTAGCCCCGATGAATATGTTCATTGGTTTATGCCGCGTGCGGAAGAATTCCTGAGAGTCCTCAAGCCCTCTGGCACGTTCATCCTGAACATCAAAGAAAACGCAATCGGCGGAGAACGGCATACGTATGTCATTGAGTTGATACTTGAGATGAGAAAGCAGGGCTGGTTGTGGACAGAGGAGTTCGTCTGGCACAAGAAGAACTGCTATCCGGGCAAATGGCCGAACCGATTTCGGGATGCCTGGGAAAGATGTTTGCAGTTTAATAAAAGCAAAAAGTTCAATATGTACCAAGAGGAAGTTATGGTGCCGATGGGAGATTGGGCGGAAAAAAGGTTAAAAAATCTCAGCGAGGCGGATCAGAGTCGAGATACATCAAAAGTAGGGAGCGGGTTTGGTAAGAATGTTTCCAATTGGTTAGATCGAAAAATGGCGTATCCGACGAATGTCTTGCACTTAGCCACAGAAACGGGAAATCGGAAGCACAGTGCCGTTTTTCCCAAGGCACTGCCTGAATGGTTTATCAAACTGTTTACGAAAGAACATGATCGGGTGCTGGATCCGTTTGCTGGTGCTGGCACGACGTGTCAAGTCGCTCAAACGTTGTTGAGAAATTCCGCTGGCATTGAAATCTTGCCGCAGTATTATCAATTAGCGAAAGAGAATATCAACTCACCACAACGTCTTTTATTTGAAGAGACTCAATATGAAACCCATTACACAACAAGAGATCACTGATTATGTTGAGGCGAACATTCAAATTTTTCACCAAAAAAGGTTAGATAGCCTTCAAAAATTGAAGATGCTGAATGTCGTCAAGCGTAAAAATCCCTATCTATTCAAAGCGAAAAACATTAACACAGCACCAGAATTTATAAGGACTATTTTAGACGCTTTTTTGTCTTCACAAGAAGAAGGTATCTTTGGCGGGTTTCTGGAGGAGCTTGCGATTTTTATCTGTGCCCAGGTCTATGGTGGCCAAAAGTCTTCAGCTGAAGGAATTGATTTGGAATTTGAAAAAGATAATATAAGATATATTGTATCAATCAAATCTGGACCCAATTGGGGCAATAGCAGTCAAGTCGCAAAACTGCGGGACAACTTCAGGAAAGCGAAACGAATCCTTAAAACGAATACATCATCAACGAATGTTGTGGCTGTCAATGGATGCTGTTATGGAAGGGATGGAACACCGGATAAGGGTGACTATTTGAAGTTGTGCGGACAAAAATTTTGGGAATTTATTTCAGGCGATGATAACCTCTACACTGACATAATTGAACCGTTAGGACATCAAGCGAAAGTGAAAAATGAACAGTTTAGTGAAGAGTATGATAAAGTCATCAACAGGTTCACCGCTGAATTCATGGGAAAATTTTGCGATGCTGAGGGGAACATGCTTTGGGAAGAAATCGTCAAATTTAATTCAGCAGAGACCACATCTTGAAAACTAAATCAACGTGCCCGTCTTTTTGCGGCTAATAATCGCGTCATCGAAGTTTCTGTTGGCTGTAGAGGGGCTGTGTTTTCTGTATCACGTTCGGTTGAAGGCATCGCCGCTGCTGGTGGGTGGGGTAACCCCGCCCCTACGAGATCATCTGGCTTTCTGTGGAACCGAGTGAGAAACGCTGTGAGATACCGATTTGTTATGCTGAAACGGCGGAGGATCATCTCTAACACGAACAGAATGGCGGCGATAACCAGCAGTGCTTGGGCAAGTGAAGCCTGACTTTCGATTGGTGTTCCAGCGGGTGCTGTTATCTGTGTAGGTGTCGGTTCATAAATACCAGCGGTGCCAGCGGCGAGCATTCTTAGCGAGGCGGTATCGACCTGAAACTCGGCGTATTCTGCCGGATAAGGGAGCGACAAGGTTTCGACACTTCTACGCGCATCGCCCTCACGTTTCGCAGTGACAATATAAGCACCACGGTCCTGCGTCTGAAATGTGCCGCTATAACGTGTCGGTGTAATCTGTTGGATGTCAACACGCTGATTTGTGCGATCTGGACCCACGACATGGACCTTGTAAGACGCTTCTGATGGGCTTCGGGTATTAATGTTAACCTCCGCCACGCCTTGGTGCATGGATACTCTGAGATCGAAATCAGTGCCTGTGTCTGCTGCGGGTAGCGTCCAATTGATAACCTGTCCCCAAAATTTCCCGAAGTTATGCCACGGAATCCACTCCTTTGCCCATGCGGGTTTCGCGTCCGATGTCCACGCGATCGCCTTCCCTAAACCAACATGCCAACCTGCAAGGATCGGTTCGTCCTTATGCGACTGGATGAACACCTGTGCAGTCTCCTTTTCACTCGTCGCAACATACCCATGAAGCCGTGGTGGCATGCCGATACCTGCTACAATTGATTCATTTGTCGCCTTAATAACGGGTTGAAAGGGTTCTTGGACGATGTAACGCTGCGTCTCTCGGACGGCTTCCGTTAAAATCGCTGGCAATTGCTGAATATTTTCCACAAAGACAGCACGCCCACCCCCCTTCTCCGCGAACTGCGTGAGGAGTTCTTTGTTCGCATCACCTACGGCAATCGTTGTGATACCGATCTGTGCTTCAGCAATCTGTTCGGCTAAGTCAAGAAAAGCAGACGTATCACCATCAGATTTACCGTCCGATAAGAGAACGATGTGCTTCCGTTTCGCGTCATTTGCTTTGAGCATCTCATAAGCGTGTTTCGTGGCATCTTTCATCTTCGTGGTGCCGCCTGTGGGTTTCAAGCGACTCACGGTTTGGCGGAGCATATCGTGATCAGATGTAAGATCGGAGATGGTATGAACAGCCACGTTGAAACCGAGAATACCCGCCTCATCTTCCGCATCGAGATTACGGATACCGGCGCGAATCCCTTCAATGGCGAGTCCAATTTTCTGTCGCGCTTCGACGTAGTTCGCCATACTTCCGGATGTATCGAGCACAAAGACAATTGCGACAGCGTCCTTACGTTCACGCGGTGTCATCTCCACAGGGAGTATACGCTCTAACGCCGTATCGGTATAACCCCCGGGCCCGTATGCGCGTTCACCCCCGATAACGATGAAGCCGTGTCCGAGGTCTCTGACGTAATTTTCGATACTCTGTAACTGCTCACTTGAAAACCTTTCTACAGAAACGTTGCTCAGAATCAGGACATGGCTGCGCTGGAGTTCCACCAATTCTACTGGTAGCTCCGTAGGGGATATTGTCTCGACGATGAGGCCGTTCTCTTCAAGGACGGTTTCCAGGTTAGCACTATGTCCAGTGCGGTTAGAAACCGCAGCGTGTGCCGGATCCCCCTCTACGTATAAGGCGTGTGGTTTATCCTGGATTGTTACAACGCCATGCCCTTGATTATTTTCGAGGACTTCATCGGCTACGTTCAACTTCAGTGTGTACCGATGATTTCCCTCTTCTAAAAACTTTTCAGGTTCAGAGGTTAAGGAAACGGAATGTATACCACTGGACAATGTCCATTCAAAGGCATCCATCGGCCTGCCATTGTGATGAAGCGTGGCAGTTAATGTGGGAAGACTTCCATCGGTTTCGATCACTGCCCCAATCTCAAAACTTTGCCCTTTGCGAACCTGAGACGGCACCTGCAGCTGCACGACTCGGACTGCATCGTTGACAGTATCGAGCGGAACTGTTAATAGCTCAACGTGGCTTGCCGAGAACAACGGCAGATAATCTTTGAGAGATGTTCCCCCAACGTTGTGGATTCCATCACTAAATAGGACTATCCGTCGATGGTAGCCGTCCGGTAATAAAGCAATTGCCCGCTTGAGTGCGGTAAGCACATCCGTGCCATCTCGTCGGATCGTCTGTTCTGTGAGGGTTTCCAAAGACGCTATAGCCGCGATTTCCGTTGGTTGATTTTGCTTCTGACGCATCTCTAACAGAACCCGGGCTTCCCTTGCGAAACTGATAATGCCGAATGTATCGGTAGGTTTCAATTTCGCGACAGTGGCATCTATCTGTTTGGATACCGCCTCGGACTGTGTGGCCTGGATGCTTTCGGAAGTGTCGATTAGGAAAACGACAGCGAGACGTTGCTCCTTGTGGGTCCGGTGCAGATTGGCTAAGGCGAGGATTGCACATAGCAGGGCGCCCCCCCTAAGAAAGAAGGTTACACGCTTTCGCCACTTTACTGTGCTGAGGTGTGCGCGTCGCTGCACAAAGATTAGCACAGGCATCGCAACGAGTAGAATTAGGAAGAGGGGTGCTCGGACATCAAACATTTTTTTAACTATGGGAATCTGGTCACTGCTCCACTACGTTTCGCAGTGGTTTCCACCTAAGTAGAGAACCTACATTAGGTTATGAAGGGTCACTAACTTTACCAGAAACCATCGTGGAATATAAAATCTTTGCAGCTGCCACATACTGATAACCGAAATCCGAGAACCATTATGTGCCCGCAGGGTCTTGTTCGATTGCATCTGCATCCGACTGATATTTCTGTTCGTTGAATAACAGGATGAAAACGATTGCAGCGAGAACTGTTACAACAATTGGCACCATAAAGATTTTCGCCCACGCGTGTCCACCTTCTGCATAAGCGAAGAAGTCATGTACACGTCCGCTGACAATGTGCCCTACTAACATTCCGAATCCGTTCGTGACAAAGAGGAGCAGGGATTGAGAACTCGCACGGATATCTTGTGGACTTAGCCGTTCGACAGCGATCATTCCCCCCACAAAGAAGAACGAGTAACAGATACCGTGTAATGCTTGCGCCCCCACGACCAACCATACGGGTTGACCGATAGCGAAGATGGCGTATCGAACGGGCCACGCGAGGATACCGAGAAAGATAGTAAACCGCATACCAAACCGGCGCAGACACGGAAATAGGAGGAGCATCAGCAGGACCTCAGCGACTTGACCGAGACTCATCGCTAAATTGGCAGTACTATTTGCTAACCCGATCCCGTGTTCTGCCTCGGTTAGAAACAGATACGTCAGGTTGTAATAGAAGGGGAGTTCAATCGCAACGACGAAGGAGATAATCAGTAGCACGGCGAAGTTTCGGTTTGACACAAGGGAGAACGCTTCAAGGAAGGCGTAAGGATTTTTTGCCTCCTTGCTGGGTGGCGTATTCGGCAGCGTCAGGCAGTAGGCACCCATAATAAACGACAGGACGGCTCCAAAGAGAAGGCAATCCCCAACGTGCGGCAGGGTTGTCTCTTGTCCTTCCCAGAATCGGAGATATAGACTCAATATCCAATTAATCGCGATCCAGCCGAGGGTACCGAAGACGCGTATGTTTCCGAACTTATCCGACTGTCCCATGTGGTGGAAAGCGATGGCGTTTGTCAGCGCGATCGTTGGCATATAGAGAACGGCGTGCAGGAAAATTGCGCCCCACATCATCGGGAAACTCGTCTGTTTCCATGCGAAAAGCAAGCAGACACCGCCAAGGAGGTGCGAAATTGCGGCAAAGACTTGCGCCGGCATGAGTCGATCGGCGACCCACCCTGCGATGATTGGAGAAATTATCGAACCGATAGCAGTCGTTCCGAAGACGTAGCTAATCTGTTTACCGGAGAACCCAAGATTTTGCATGTGCCCAGCAATGAGCACAGCCCATGCGCCCCATATCGCGAACTGCAGAAACATCATCCCTGACAATCGCGCGAAGGTTCCCAATTGTGTCTGTCCATTCCCCATAGCGGATCTCCTCCATATTTTGTTTTGGCGTCGCGCGCGGTGCCTCGCGACTGTTTGTCTAAGTCCAACGCTCGACCGGTTCAGTTGACTGCACCACGTGCATTCCGGCATCTGAAACCTTGGCGAAAACTTCGTCTGCAGGTTCTGTGTAGTCCACTATCCCAGGCACAACAACGGGTGAAGTCAGGTCATCTACCAGATAGATTTTCTTGGCTAATTCCGTATCCGTTTGCTGAATTTCTGTCAGCAGATCGCTAACGGTCCAAGCGACACAGTGGCTTTTTGCCTGTCCAGCGATAATTACGCGGTCGTATCCGAGAAGTGTTTGAAGAAAGGCACTATTTTTTCGGTCAATCGGTATTCCATCAGGATCGTCTAGGACTTCCGGACGCAAGACGGAATAGTTTTCAGTCAATGGATTCTGCCCTTTGATCTCATAATGTATCTGCGTCTTGCGAGCGATGGCGTGGAAAAAGCAGGCTTCGTCAACTGCAGAGACAACCGCGTGCCCAATCCCTCCGAGCATTGCATGGTAGGGCCATATCGCGAGTGGATATTTCCCATCAGCGGTAAGGGTTTTGACATAGTGTTCACCATACGCCTTGAGCCATGCGTATGGATTGGATTCTGGGACGTTGGATGGGAGACGGACGCTACCGACAACAGCGGGGTTGACACGCCATTTGCCTGCTTCAATATCAGCCTGTGTAATTAGCGTCTGTAGGGGTGCTGGATGCTCCCCAGCGTCGTTGATCCAGAAGATTTCGTGGAATATCTGCATCGCCGTATGCGTGTCCAGCGTGCAAGCGATGTTGGTAATATGTGAGAGATTACGGTAGATAAACTGACACAAACGGATATTGTCCGCTACCGCGCCGTTTCCGGATCTACCGCCGACGAAGAGTTCAAAATCGGGGATACAGAACGTGTTTTGGACATCAACGAGCAGCAAACACGTCCGAAGCGTATCCTCGAAGGCAGGCTGGATTGTATGTTCCTGGGCCCATGCCTGCGCCTCGTGTTGGCGTTCTTGATACGGAATCCGCCAGACTTGGCTCACCTGACCGACATCGAAATGTGAAGGAACGGGCAGTTGTGGTGTAGACACTTTTTAATTTTCCTTGCGGTTTAATGAGGTCGGTTTGCACATTGATCGTTATTTCCATAGCGTCGCCTTCCACTACGTTTCAGGCTTGTGATCTTTGGTGAAGAAGAAAGACTGCCTGCCGATAACTGACAACTGTTATTGAGATTTTAGAGGATCCCGCAGTTTTTATCAACAAAAATTCCTTGATATATGGCATAAAGTGCGCTAAAATTAAAAGTGATGAGAAAATTTTTTAAGCCACTCCCAGACTTAGATGAAAGAATTGATCGCGTAGAGGGTCGAATGCGGCGAGCGCGGCGAAGCCTCGACCGACAGGTGGACGAGGCACTCATTCCGCTTGACATTCAGGAGGACTTCAGCATCTCTGAATTGGAAGGCGATGTGATGCTCGTTTCACGCGATGGCGATTTACACGATAAGGTGAGAAACCTGCTCCATTCCGAAGGCTACGGGTGCGATCTTCCAGAACGGACCTCGGAAGCCATCGGTTTGCTGAAATTACATAAATATCGTATGATAATTGCCGATTGTACCCGTCGTTCGCGGTCGCGATTGTTTGAATATGTTAAGAGATATCAGCCCTACGTCAAGATCATTACGATTGTTCCGCATAACGGTAGAGGCAGAGAAGCCATGCGGTGGGGGAGTTACAGTTTCTTGGTAGGGCGCGATTTTGACCCGGAGCAGTTGCGTACCTGTCTCATCAGCTCGCTTAAATTGAAGCATCGCGTCTGCTGGTTGTTAGCACACGGAGAGCGTTGCAATCGATCGTGTGTCGATAGTTTCCAATCCGATGAAGATTTCGGAGAAATTGAATGACATGGCAAAAAATTTAGAATTTAAAGGGCAGTTTCAGTCGCTTGACGGACTCTATCCAAAACTATCTGACTTAAATGCGATACATCATGAAACCGTCCACCAAATTGATACGTATTTTCATATAAAGCACGTAAAAGACGCTTCAACATCAGAAACCTGTGAACCGCGGCTTAAATTGCGCGAAGCGAAGGGGTTGTCTGAGGGGTGGCTCATTTATTATGAACGTCCAAACCAAGACGGCTCCCGCTACAGTCAATACCAACTCAGCGAAATTGCGGATCCGGGGTCCCTCAAAAGCCTGCTAACTGTTGCACTTGGCGTTAAAACAATTGTAAAAAAACAACGGGACATCTGGATGTTCAACCATACCCGCATCCATCTCGATACAGTTGCTGATTTGGGGCGATTTGTCGAATTGGAGACAGTGTTTCGGGGGCAGACCGAAGCCGAGGCGATACGGGAGCATCAACACATTAAAACTGTTCTTCATTTGGATGCTGTGGATCCGATTGCGGTTTCTTACAGCGATCTCGTTATAGAAAAATAAAGATTAGGGGAATTGAAGATGCATCATTCGATATATCAGGAGATCTTGGAAGATTGTGAGCACATAGATAGCATCAGGCGGGGTAAACTCTTGCGGATCTATTTGCACATCCCGTCCCTGCCGAAATTGCGGGCTCTACAGGCATCGTTGGTGGAGATGAAAAGAACATCAAGACTCAGAAATGGTTCCCTGATGCGTTTTTCAAATGGGGAATAGTCCATCGCCGTTTCTGTAGCATAACGCCAATTTTATGCGTATCCTGAGGCGCGTGCTTCAATAGCACGCTTTTTCTTTTTAATAGAACTTCAGGAATACAAACACACCACACCATCTACAAGCGAGACAAAACTGCTTGCGTCAAAAGCGGAATCATCAGCTCATGATGTCCTGTGAATGTATACCCTTTACCTCCCATCTCTGTTGGACGTTTGACGACATTCTCTACCGGACGGTATTGTTGATTCATGTCGAAATTGGCAGCGGTAAACTCGGACACGGTATGTCCTAAATTCCGAGCGATCGTCAATGCCTTCAGAAACACCTCAGGCAATATGACCGCCGACCCCAAATTCAGCACAACGCCACCCCCTTCCAGATCCGTCACTAACGTCGTTAGGAGTCGGAAATCGGTGAAACTCGCTGCGCCGATAGCGGCACCGTTCGCAGACGGATGCTGATGGATAATATCCGTGCCGATAGCGACATGCACCGTGATTGGAACATCGTATTGGATGCCGGCAGCAAGCAGGCTATATGCGTTATAGGGCGCGTCCCGCTCAACGAGTTGCCCACCGAGTGCTTCACCCATCCCGATCCCTGTATCTGCGGCGTGCTGCGTCGCTGTGTTCATCAAGCGTCCAGTTTCCTCCCACATCCCGAACCGCCCATCTTGGAGATAGGCGGCGACATCCTCTGAGGTCTCTCCGATAAGCGCTATCTCGAAATCGTGAATGCTACTTGCGCCGTTAAATGCGAACCCAGTAACCACACCACGTTTTGCTAAGTCAATTAAGAATGGACTCAATCCGCATTTGATGACATGCCCGCCCATCATCACGAGGATCGGTTTCTTGTTCCGATGGGCAGCAACAATATCGTCAACGAGCGCCAAGAATTCCTGCCCCTTGAGGATGTTCGGCAGACTCGATAGAAATTGGGACAGGTCTATCTCTACTTCCGGTGGTGTCGCGAAATCACGGACAGAGACCTTGTTGATACGGTTCTGCAGCGGATAGGTCGTTACAGATGATATATTAATCGGGTTCCGAGGTTTCATGTTTTTTGTCCTGAGAGAGTTGTGTGTAAAAAATTATGCCAAGTATAAAATAGAAAAGCAACACTGTGCGTTGATGTAGAATATTATCTGCAAGTCCGTAAACAAGCGCAGAGATTAGGAAACCCCTTGCCCCGATGAAGGTTCCAAGCTGCCAAAAATCGTTGGTCTTTCGCATAAGAAAAACCTGCTGACACATAATTGTCAGCATCCACAAGAACAGAAAAAGCGATGGGATGCCTTGCTCTGTGGCGATATGTAGGTAGATATTGTGGGCGTGATAGGGTATATAGTACTGCTCCTCCGGTCCGTTGTGTTGATACTCATAGCGAAACCTACCCAGCCCGATGCCAGTAAGCGGGTATTTTTGAATCAGTTCAAGCGAGGTGCGCCACCATTGTGGACGTTCACCCATGAAACCCGCGGGGTGTACGATCATCGTTTCGATGCGTTCCTTGATATGTCGAGGAACGACACCTATTATTTTCCCATTCACGATCAACACACAAAACACAACACTTATAAACGTCACCCCCAGCAGGCTTCTCTTCCACGAAACACGCTTAAATAAAGTCTTTACACCACAATAGCCTCCGATACAAACGACTGCAACGGCGACGCTCACCCATGCTGCGCGCGTCAGCGTCAACGCCAAATTTGCTCCCATCAGTGCTAAAACCACACCGACTCCCACGATCACGCCAATCGAGAAACGTTGTGATTTTCCATGTGCTTCCGTCCGTCCTGCGTGGAAAATGAGACAGCTGCAGCCGGCTACAAAGTAGCCCATAACATAAGGGAGTGTGAGGGCGAGATATGCCCCCAAGTCATTCGGCATCTTGAAGGTTCCGGTGAGCCGTTGCTCGATCATATACACCATCAGATGCGTTTCACCCTTACGGACGGTATAGCGTCTGTTTCGCGCGGGGTCATCGATACGCCATTCGTCGGGTTGCTTTGGCGTTACAAACGTTGCGGTTTGAGAGAGCGGTACATTGCAATTTCGCAATTCGGCGCGTAATTCATCCGACATTTGTAAATTTGTGCCTTCACCCGCAGCGAGTTCCTCCTGAAATTGTAACCCAATTCTCCCCATGAAATCCATTGCCAAGCGCGTATCGTTTGCGTAATAATAGAGTCCGAGGGCGGAGGAGAGCCCCGCAGCGACGATGAAAGCGATGACAATATGTCGCCATCGAGTGCCCAATCGACTGTGAATAACCGCATAAAAGAGCAGGATTGCCCGGAGATGTTTCCAAAAATAGCCGAGGCTACTGGTAGCCGGATGTGGCGCAAGCAGTGAGGCTATCACCCCCAATCCGAGAAACAGCAAGATGGGAATGTCAAGCGGCGTGCGCTGCCAATTGTAGGAACGAGGTGACCGCGTCCCTACAATGATGCGTCCTACCCATCCAAACAGTACAAACGAAAGTCCGATGTTGAGGAATGCTGTCGAATAACCGAACGGTAGGGCAAGAACAAAGATCAGAAATCCGATGTAAGTAGCGGCATCACAGATTTGTGCTGATGTGAATCGTGTGTCTTTTAACTGAAAGTTTTGGCGCGCGCGCTGCACGAAAAGAGAGCGTTTCAATCCTGGCATAACTTGTGAACGAGGCAGAAAATGGTTGAAAATTCAATAGAGATGTAATACAATACTTGTTACTTAGAAAATCTGGCAGATATAGAAGGGGATTCCATTATGCGCTTTACATATAACCTCATTGCTTTAGGGTTAGGGTTCTGTTTTATCGGATTACTTTTCGCGCCAACGGCACCGGCTTTTATTGAGCGCGAGTATACCATTCGTGAAGTCCTTGATGCTTGTACGAACATCGTCTTTGGCGAAGTAAAGAGTGTTGACCAGAAACGTTTACGAGGCGTTGTTACTGTGAAAAAAGACGTCAAAGGGAAAAGCGAACTCAAGGAAATCAAGATGAACTTCGCCACGGGACATTACAAACGAGGCACCTCGCCGGAGAAGATGGTAAGACTCCTCAAAGCGGGCATGCCTATCATTGTTTTCTATCGTGAACATTATGGCATAGACAGTATGTGCTTCATTGACAATACGTGGTTTCAGATGCGTGCCTATCGCGGTGGATACAGTGGCGCTTGGTGGACCTTTACGCACATCGACCCGATGATGTCACGGACTTTTGATGGCAAGACAAAAGCATTCCAAGCGATTGTTCTCGACATGTTAGCCGGTAAAATGTGGGTTGCCGCCCCGAAAGATGCCATCAAAGTTCTGGTACTCACAGGAAATAGCACAGATACAACATGGAGTCAAAGCCCCGTCTATACGAATACAGCAACGTATGAATATATGGCACTGCGTGCCGTCAAAAAAGTCGGCAAACGTGCCTTGGTGCATGAATCCACCAGAGCACATGCGTTACCGCAATTAGAAAAAGCCGACATTCTGTGGATCGGATACGAGGAGATTTCGAGTTACGGACACTACCTCCTTTCGAGTGAAGTAGAAAAGAAGATTAAAGCCTTTGTGAAAAAGGGTGGTATTGTCGTCGTTACGGGACAGGATAGCAGTGCTGAGAAACCGTGCGGTATCGGGTGGCTGCAAGGTAAGTTGAAAGGCGTTGAAAGCCCACCCACCCAACATTTCGCTGTTACTGAAAAAGGCACCTCCCTTTTCTCCACTCCCAACAAAATTGAGTCCGGCAAAATCCTTGTTGATGACGCATGGGTAGACTGGCACCGACGCGATGAAATTTTTGCGACGACCGAGGACACTCAGGAACTCGTTGTTGGAGCGAGACGGTATGGCAAGGGATTATACATTATCACC
This window of the Candidatus Poribacteria bacterium genome carries:
- a CDS encoding STAS domain-containing protein, which codes for MTTLLQMKGGIPIVEPPGNILGTAASDLQAELISRVNATDAACVLINFAHVHKIDSSGLGALVSAYIEARRNHGRIGIINVGRNIRNLVVRSRLIYLFEHFEDEDAAVASLSAYTWH
- a CDS encoding site-specific DNA-methyltransferase; the encoded protein is MTEIKTDLYLGDCLEVLADFETDSFDLIMTSPPYADRRSKTYGGISPDEYVHWFMPRAEEFLRVLKPSGTFILNIKENAIGGERHTYVIELILEMRKQGWLWTEEFVWHKKNCYPGKWPNRFRDAWERCLQFNKSKKFNMYQEEVMVPMGDWAEKRLKNLSEADQSRDTSKVGSGFGKNVSNWLDRKMAYPTNVLHLATETGNRKHSAVFPKALPEWFIKLFTKEHDRVLDPFAGAGTTCQVAQTLLRNSAGIEILPQYYQLAKENINSPQRLLFEETQYETHYTTRDH
- a CDS encoding cytosolic protein; translation: MKPITQQEITDYVEANIQIFHQKRLDSLQKLKMLNVVKRKNPYLFKAKNINTAPEFIRTILDAFLSSQEEGIFGGFLEELAIFICAQVYGGQKSSAEGIDLEFEKDNIRYIVSIKSGPNWGNSSQVAKLRDNFRKAKRILKTNTSSTNVVAVNGCCYGRDGTPDKGDYLKLCGQKFWEFISGDDNLYTDIIEPLGHQAKVKNEQFSEEYDKVINRFTAEFMGKFCDAEGNMLWEEIVKFNSAETTS
- a CDS encoding VWA domain-containing protein encodes the protein MFDVRAPLFLILLVAMPVLIFVQRRAHLSTVKWRKRVTFFLRGGALLCAILALANLHRTHKEQRLAVVFLIDTSESIQATQSEAVSKQIDATVAKLKPTDTFGIISFAREARVLLEMRQKQNQPTEIAAIASLETLTEQTIRRDGTDVLTALKRAIALLPDGYHRRIVLFSDGIHNVGGTSLKDYLPLFSASHVELLTVPLDTVNDAVRVVQLQVPSQVRKGQSFEIGAVIETDGSLPTLTATLHHNGRPMDAFEWTLSSGIHSVSLTSEPEKFLEEGNHRYTLKLNVADEVLENNQGHGVVTIQDKPHALYVEGDPAHAAVSNRTGHSANLETVLEENGLIVETISPTELPVELVELQRSHVLILSNVSVERFSSEQLQSIENYVRDLGHGFIVIGGERAYGPGGYTDTALERILPVEMTPRERKDAVAIVFVLDTSGSMANYVEARQKIGLAIEGIRAGIRNLDAEDEAGILGFNVAVHTISDLTSDHDMLRQTVSRLKPTGGTTKMKDATKHAYEMLKANDAKRKHIVLLSDGKSDGDTSAFLDLAEQIAEAQIGITTIAVGDANKELLTQFAEKGGGRAVFVENIQQLPAILTEAVRETQRYIVQEPFQPVIKATNESIVAGIGMPPRLHGYVATSEKETAQVFIQSHKDEPILAGWHVGLGKAIAWTSDAKPAWAKEWIPWHNFGKFWGQVINWTLPAADTGTDFDLRVSMHQGVAEVNINTRSPSEASYKVHVVGPDRTNQRVDIQQITPTRYSGTFQTQDRGAYIVTAKREGDARRSVETLSLPYPAEYAEFQVDTASLRMLAAGTAGIYEPTPTQITAPAGTPIESQASLAQALLVIAAILFVLEMILRRFSITNRYLTAFLTRFHRKPDDLVGAGLPHPPAAAMPSTERDTENTAPLQPTETSMTRLLAAKRRAR
- a CDS encoding nucleoside permease, producing MPECTWCSQLNRSSVGLRQTVARHRARRQNKIWRRSAMGNGQTQLGTFARLSGMMFLQFAIWGAWAVLIAGHMQNLGFSGKQISYVFGTTAIGSIISPIIAGWVADRLMPAQVFAAISHLLGGVCLLFAWKQTSFPMMWGAIFLHAVLYMPTIALTNAIAFHHMGQSDKFGNIRVFGTLGWIAINWILSLYLRFWEGQETTLPHVGDCLLFGAVLSFIMGAYCLTLPNTPPSKEAKNPYAFLEAFSLVSNRNFAVLLIISFVVAIELPFYYNLTYLFLTEAEHGIGLANSTANLAMSLGQVAEVLLMLLLFPCLRRFGMRFTIFLGILAWPVRYAIFAIGQPVWLVVGAQALHGICYSFFFVGGMIAVERLSPQDIRASSQSLLLFVTNGFGMLVGHIVSGRVHDFFAYAEGGHAWAKIFMVPIVVTVLAAIVFILLFNEQKYQSDADAIEQDPAGT
- a CDS encoding isochorismatase is translated as MSTPQLPVPSHFDVGQVSQVWRIPYQERQHEAQAWAQEHTIQPAFEDTLRTCLLLVDVQNTFCIPDFELFVGGRSGNGAVADNIRLCQFIYRNLSHITNIACTLDTHTAMQIFHEIFWINDAGEHPAPLQTLITQADIEAGKWRVNPAVVGSVRLPSNVPESNPYAWLKAYGEHYVKTLTADGKYPLAIWPYHAMLGGIGHAVVSAVDEACFFHAIARKTQIHYEIKGQNPLTENYSVLRPEVLDDPDGIPIDRKNSAFLQTLLGYDRVIIAGQAKSHCVAWTVSDLLTEIQQTDTELAKKIYLVDDLTSPVVVPGIVDYTEPADEVFAKVSDAGMHVVQSTEPVERWT